A region from the Diadema setosum chromosome 13, eeDiaSeto1, whole genome shotgun sequence genome encodes:
- the LOC140237259 gene encoding uncharacterized protein, with amino-acid sequence MEQGSANTHLVEEKSSSPRSETEVETETDGTTSSFLISKQNKRVLTRMTWDDEKNEALLEEVVFARPFQYRSGTRERGKVWDSVAENLQDRHDMKVDGRAVRDRVRLLMKKQRDYNRRKIASGGSSVGEETPEEQRNREILDELMAEEEFIEYGKEMRKRASDAFRETKRYREGESSAKKPRPSTASDTGEFSKQKLEMKLRYRRANEDRRRTAEHEQDVKFEMFLQLHQELQQQLKQQHKMVMEQLTLQNQKIEQQMQTTNYLLSLFKRKIKLL; translated from the exons GTAGAAGAAAAGAGCAGCAGTCCCAGAAGTGAGACAGAGGTAGAGACAGAGACTGATGGTACTACCAGTAGCTTTTTAATAAGCAAGCAAAACAAGAGGGTGCTGACTCG aatgacATGGGACGACGAAAAGAATGAAGCGCTCTTGGAGGAGGTTGTATTTGCCCGCCCATTCCAGTATCGCTCTGGGACAAGAGAGAGGGGCAAAGTGTGGGACAGTGTGGCCGAAAATCTACAAGATCGCCATGACATGAAGGTAGATGGGAGGGCTGTGAGGGATCGTGTGAGATTGCTGATGAAGAAGCAGAGGGATTACAACAGGAGAAAAATTGCGTCTGGTGGAAGCAGTGTGGGCGAGGAGACACCGGAAGAACAGAGGAACCGGGAGATTCTGGACGAGCTAATGGCAGAGGAAGAGTTCATCGAGTATGGCAAGGAGATGCGCAAAAGAGCAAGTGATGCATTTCGAGAAACAAAGAG atatAGGGAAGGAGAATCCTCAGCGAAGAAGCCTCGACCAAGCACAGCATCAGACACAGGGGAATTTTCGAAGCAGAAGTTGGAAATGAAGTTGAGATATCGAAGAGCGAATGAGGACAGGCGGCGTACAGCGGAACACGAGCAAgatgtgaaatttgaaatgtttctGCAGCTTCACCAGGAACTCCAGCAGCAGTTGAAACAGCAACATAAGATGGTCATGGAGCAGCTCACGCTGCAAAACCAAAAAATTGAGCAGCAAATGCAAACAACTAATTATCTATTGTCACTTTTCAAGAGGAAAATTAAACTACTGTAA